One region of Eubalaena glacialis isolate mEubGla1 chromosome 6, mEubGla1.1.hap2.+ XY, whole genome shotgun sequence genomic DNA includes:
- the CLDN14 gene encoding claudin-14, with translation MGSAAVQLLGFLLSFLGLVGTLITTILPHWRRTAHVGTNILTAVSYLKGLWMECVWHSTGIYQCQIYRSLLALPRDLQAARALMVISCLLSGVACACAVVGMKCTRCAKGTPAKPTFAVLGGVLFLLAGLLCMVAVSWTTNDVVQNFYNPLLPSGMKFEIGQALYLGFISSSLSLIGGTLLCLSCQDEAPSRPYRAQPRAGTATAPAYRPPDAYKDNRAPSATSASHSGYRLNDYV, from the coding sequence ATGGGCAGCGCAGCCGTGCAGCTGCTGGGCTTCCTGCTCAGCTTCCTGGGCCTGGTCGGCACGCTCATCACCACCATCCTGCCGCACTGGCGCCGGACGGCGCACGTGGGCACCAACATCCTGACGGCCGTGTCCTACCTGAAGGGGCTGTGGATGGAGTGCGTGTGGCACAGCACGGGCATCTACCAGTGCCAGATCTACCGCTCGCTGCTGGCGCTGCCCCGCGACCTGCAGGCGGCCCGCGCGCTCATGGTCATCTCCTGCCTGCTGTCGGGCGTGGCCTGCGCCTGCGCCGTGGTCGGCATGAAGTGCACGCGCTGCGCCAAGGGCACGCCTGCCAAGCCCACGTTCGCCGTGCTGGGCGGCGTGCTCTTCCTCCTGGCCGGCCTGCTCTGCATGGTGGCCGTGTCCTGGACCACCAACGACGTGGTGCAGAACTTCTACAACCCGCTGCTGCCCAGCGGCATGAAGTTCGAGATCGGGCAGGCCCTGTACCTCGGCTTCATCTCCTCGTCCCTGTCGCTCATCGGCGGCACGCTGCTCTGCCTGTCCTGCCAGGACGAGGCGCCCTCCAGGCCCTACCGGGCTCAGCCCCGGGCCGGCACGGCCACCGCGCCCGCCTACCGGCCACCCGACGCCTACAAGGACAATCGGGCCCCCTCGGCCACCTCGGCCTCGCACAGCGGGTACAGGCTGAACGACTATGTGTGA